A single window of Rubripirellula lacrimiformis DNA harbors:
- the mobF gene encoding MobF family relaxase yields the protein MLIATQGKSVSSTVQYFDQVLTQGDYYLGQEVNGQWHGKGADALGLGRGTDVTKQQFSDLLQGKHPIDGTALAQRNRSDRRPGMDLTFSVPKSVSLAWAINEDERVVDALRAAVHETMTRDVEPLMQRRVRGGKHANSEQKTTTGKLIYADFLHKTSRPVKGEADPHLHIHAFVINWTQDKGRHYAGQMEEIVRQRPSLQAKFESRLARKLQNDLGYAVRRTRFAQSGRTKAGWEIVGIDRSTIEKFSRRTAQVEKHALEKGVSNATEKSKLGKLTREKKDKGATVETLRDRWQQRLTPAERKAFAALRGGKARSNGEPEQTRANASVKHSLDHHLYRQSTVERHQVVGTALEHGLTLTPEQIEQAVDRAGLIERSTDENGAKRHRVTTKEVLAAEKKMIDFARDGRGTRKAIGKDAHSFKREWLNDQQRSAVTHVIESRDTVMAVTGGAGTGKSSLMQEAAEAIRGNGKQVFAFAPSTGAKEVLQTKGFDNAQTVEHLIRNTDLHSKVENQVLWIDEAGLMDVRSMNAVFKIAEERNARVVLSGDTRQHASPRRGEAMRLLEKESGLNVARVEAIQRQKGQYKAAVEMISHGHAVIDPQTGKTGLLAGFDRLDAMGKIKEISHDERHQKLAEAYLSAESSGKSTLIVAPTHAEARAVTDEIRGSLRSEGKLATEEQTITQLRSQNLTDAEKGEALTYSAHVGSIVQFHQNAKGGFKKGERFRVAGAIGDEVRVESLDDGSAKNLPLDATERFDVYSQRDVSMAAGDKIRFTAGGTAQDGKKRISNGRLDELKGFDRNGNLILKGGTVVDQSYGHVDFGYVVTSHASQGKDRHIAIAAMGSESLPAINAKQFYVTVSRGSEDVAIYVDDKAKVRRAIARSGEQLSATEMIRSDTQEQTRPELRDRMHEYFHQGRRAVQSFQDRLSTWWNDQSKNRETNQVGPGTGLRGGFGMTPDLGRSR from the coding sequence ATGCTCATCGCGACCCAAGGCAAATCCGTTTCAAGTACCGTTCAATACTTCGATCAAGTGTTGACCCAGGGTGACTACTACCTCGGCCAGGAAGTGAACGGTCAATGGCACGGCAAAGGTGCAGATGCACTCGGGCTCGGACGGGGTACGGATGTCACCAAACAGCAATTCAGCGACCTCCTCCAAGGCAAACATCCGATCGATGGCACGGCGCTGGCACAACGTAACCGCAGCGACCGACGCCCTGGGATGGACCTGACGTTCTCGGTGCCCAAGAGCGTGTCATTGGCCTGGGCAATCAACGAGGATGAGCGTGTCGTCGACGCGCTTCGCGCCGCCGTCCATGAAACCATGACACGGGACGTTGAACCACTGATGCAACGCCGCGTTCGCGGTGGCAAGCACGCGAATTCCGAGCAGAAGACGACGACCGGCAAGCTGATCTATGCCGACTTCCTGCACAAAACTTCCAGGCCGGTAAAAGGCGAAGCCGATCCGCACCTGCACATTCATGCCTTCGTCATCAATTGGACGCAGGATAAAGGCCGCCACTACGCGGGCCAAATGGAAGAGATCGTTCGCCAGCGACCAAGTTTGCAGGCAAAATTTGAGTCTCGGCTGGCCAGAAAGCTACAGAATGACCTCGGCTATGCGGTTCGGCGAACACGATTCGCGCAGTCTGGACGCACCAAGGCTGGTTGGGAGATCGTGGGCATCGATCGCTCCACGATCGAAAAGTTCAGCCGCCGCACCGCTCAGGTCGAAAAGCACGCATTGGAAAAGGGCGTCTCAAACGCGACCGAGAAAAGCAAGCTTGGCAAATTGACGCGTGAGAAGAAAGACAAGGGCGCCACCGTCGAGACGCTGAGAGACCGCTGGCAACAGCGGTTGACGCCAGCGGAGCGAAAAGCGTTCGCTGCCCTGCGTGGTGGCAAAGCTCGCAGTAATGGCGAACCCGAACAAACGCGAGCCAATGCGTCAGTGAAGCATTCCCTGGATCACCATCTTTACCGCCAGTCGACGGTCGAGCGTCACCAGGTCGTTGGCACCGCATTGGAACACGGCCTGACGCTCACGCCTGAACAAATTGAGCAAGCGGTCGACCGAGCTGGCTTGATTGAGCGATCGACTGATGAGAATGGAGCCAAACGCCACCGTGTGACGACCAAAGAAGTGCTCGCCGCCGAGAAGAAGATGATCGACTTTGCTCGCGATGGCAGGGGAACGCGGAAAGCGATCGGCAAAGACGCCCATTCATTCAAGCGGGAATGGCTGAACGACCAGCAACGATCCGCGGTTACGCATGTGATCGAGTCCCGCGACACGGTCATGGCGGTTACCGGTGGCGCTGGTACGGGAAAGTCGTCGCTGATGCAGGAAGCTGCCGAAGCGATTCGCGGCAATGGGAAGCAGGTCTTTGCGTTTGCTCCCAGCACCGGTGCGAAGGAGGTGCTTCAAACGAAAGGCTTCGACAACGCACAGACGGTCGAGCACTTGATCCGAAATACGGATTTGCATTCGAAGGTCGAGAACCAGGTTCTTTGGATCGACGAAGCTGGATTGATGGACGTTCGTTCGATGAACGCCGTATTCAAGATTGCCGAGGAACGAAATGCTCGCGTTGTGCTTTCCGGTGACACCCGGCAACACGCATCGCCCCGTCGCGGGGAAGCGATGCGGTTGCTCGAAAAGGAATCCGGTCTAAACGTCGCCCGCGTTGAAGCGATCCAGCGACAGAAAGGGCAATACAAAGCCGCCGTTGAAATGATTAGCCACGGCCATGCGGTGATCGATCCACAAACCGGAAAGACCGGTTTGCTGGCGGGGTTCGACCGACTTGACGCGATGGGAAAGATTAAGGAGATCAGTCACGACGAACGACACCAGAAGCTGGCCGAGGCCTACCTATCGGCCGAGAGCAGCGGAAAGTCCACGCTGATCGTAGCACCAACCCACGCGGAGGCGCGGGCGGTCACGGACGAGATTCGTGGTTCGCTCCGCAGCGAAGGAAAGCTGGCAACCGAAGAGCAAACGATCACGCAGCTACGATCCCAGAACTTGACCGACGCAGAGAAGGGCGAAGCCCTCACCTACTCCGCCCACGTCGGATCGATTGTGCAGTTCCATCAGAACGCCAAGGGTGGCTTCAAAAAGGGCGAACGCTTCCGTGTCGCGGGGGCAATTGGAGACGAGGTTCGGGTTGAGTCGCTTGATGATGGCAGCGCGAAGAATTTGCCACTTGATGCGACGGAACGTTTCGACGTTTACAGCCAACGTGACGTTTCGATGGCTGCAGGCGACAAGATTCGATTCACCGCTGGCGGAACAGCCCAGGACGGCAAGAAACGGATCAGTAACGGGCGCCTCGACGAACTGAAAGGATTCGACCGCAACGGCAATCTGATCCTGAAAGGCGGCACGGTCGTCGACCAATCCTATGGTCACGTTGACTTCGGATACGTCGTTACCAGCCACGCCAGCCAGGGCAAAGATCGTCACATCGCAATCGCCGCAATGGGGTCGGAGTCTCTGCCCGCAATCAACGCGAAACAGTTTTACGTGACGGTTTCTCGCGGTAGCGAAGATGTCGCAATCTACGTTGACGACAAGGCAAAGGTCCGGCGTGCCATCGCGAGAAGCGGTGAACAGCTCTCCGCGACCGAGATGATTCGGTCAGATACCCAGGAACAAACGCGGCCTGAGCTACGTGATCGCATGCACGAGTACTTCCACCAAGGGCGGCGGGCCGTCCAATCGTTTCAAGATCGCTTATCGACCTGGTGGAACGATCAATCGAAAAATCGCGAAACGAACCAGGTTGGACCTGGCACCGGTCTTCGCGGTGGTTTTGGTATGACCCCTGATTTGGGAAGGAGCAGATAA
- the tnpC gene encoding IS66 family transposase — protein MSTGNGCPDCERWERRFTDLERKFEALAKQLDEVAAKLAAATKNSSNSSKPPSSDIVKPIRPREPAGKRKKGGQKGHQRTIRPAVPEDELDWLAQYAFEQCPCCGGPVTTDSENPVSIVQQIEIVSRSETTEHRSLASHCAACDKTHVCTIPPEIRRAGLCGVELSSIIGFLKGACHASLATIRKYLRDVYDLKLSRGLLAKVIAKVSQAIAPLYEDLFGKLKAERILNIDETGHRDSGKRMWTWCFRGSGFTVFRIDPSRGSGVLLDVLGEEFNGIIGCDYFSAYHKYRGLTDCSIQFCFAHLIRELRFLKEHSTGRTHGWSSRLLDAIRDMFGVIHRRDELGGRFDGELEDAAMEVLTRARLRVPGDKKAHNLSARFANDGESYLKFLTTPGLEPTNNIAEQAIRFVVIDRKVTQGSKSEGGQRWLERIWTVMATCSDHDKSLLNVLRSSLNHFFRGERPPPLLPVG, from the coding sequence ATGAGCACGGGAAATGGATGTCCGGACTGCGAACGTTGGGAGCGACGCTTCACCGACTTGGAGCGGAAGTTTGAAGCCCTTGCCAAGCAGCTCGACGAAGTGGCGGCCAAGCTGGCGGCTGCGACCAAAAACTCCTCCAATAGCTCCAAGCCGCCATCTTCGGACATTGTCAAACCGATCCGGCCTCGAGAGCCTGCCGGCAAACGCAAGAAAGGCGGCCAGAAAGGTCATCAGCGGACGATCCGACCGGCGGTGCCCGAAGACGAACTGGACTGGTTGGCCCAGTATGCCTTTGAGCAATGCCCATGTTGTGGCGGACCGGTGACGACCGATTCCGAGAATCCGGTCTCCATCGTGCAGCAGATCGAAATTGTCAGCCGCTCCGAAACAACCGAACACCGATCGCTCGCCAGCCACTGTGCCGCTTGTGACAAAACGCATGTTTGCACAATCCCACCGGAGATCCGCAGAGCCGGACTCTGCGGCGTCGAACTCTCCAGCATCATCGGCTTCCTCAAAGGTGCCTGCCACGCCTCGCTGGCAACCATCCGAAAGTACCTTCGCGACGTCTACGACTTGAAGCTTTCTCGTGGCCTGCTGGCCAAAGTCATAGCAAAAGTCAGTCAGGCCATCGCGCCGCTTTACGAGGATCTGTTTGGCAAGCTGAAAGCCGAGCGAATCCTGAACATCGACGAGACCGGGCACCGTGACAGCGGAAAGCGAATGTGGACATGGTGCTTTCGTGGTTCTGGCTTCACCGTGTTTAGGATCGACCCGTCTCGCGGCAGTGGGGTACTGCTCGATGTACTGGGCGAAGAATTCAACGGAATCATCGGCTGCGATTACTTCAGTGCGTATCACAAGTATCGGGGCCTGACCGATTGCAGTATCCAGTTCTGCTTCGCCCATTTGATTCGGGAGTTGCGTTTTCTCAAAGAACATTCGACGGGCCGCACCCACGGTTGGTCGAGTCGGCTGCTCGATGCGATTCGGGACATGTTCGGTGTCATTCACCGGCGTGACGAGTTGGGTGGTCGCTTCGACGGAGAACTGGAGGATGCGGCGATGGAGGTGCTCACGCGGGCTCGGCTTCGCGTTCCAGGTGACAAGAAGGCTCACAACCTTTCGGCTCGGTTCGCTAATGATGGTGAAAGCTACCTGAAGTTTCTTACGACGCCGGGTCTGGAGCCAACCAACAACATTGCAGAACAGGCCATTCGTTTCGTGGTGATCGATCGCAAGGTGACCCAGGGCAGCAAAAGCGAAGGCGGGCAACGATGGCTCGAACGCATTTGGACAGTCATGGCGACGTGTTCGGATCATGACAAATCACTACTGAATGTCCTGCGGAGCTCCCTCAATCACTTCTTTCGCGGTGAGCGTCCACCGCCGCTGCTTCCCGTCGGCTAG
- a CDS encoding PDDEXK nuclease domain-containing protein, with the protein MNDLTSNDDYRDWIVSIKSQVQASQIKAAVAVNHAMMDLYWFIGEQIVAKQQTAKWGDGVLKQMSKDLTAEFPALKGFSRRNLFYMRKWVRFWQGGGEKVQQVAAPGSEKVQQLAAQLPLSAIRAVSQIPWGHNLVLLDKLDDRADALFYVKKTIENNWSRAVLTHQIESGLHLREGKAIDNFDATLPQPESDFARQLLRDPYNFDFLTLTQRHNERELEDGLIDHLTKFLLELGAGFAFVGRQYKINVDGDDYSIDLLFYHVRLHCYIVIELKVDKFKPEFAGKLNFYISAVDSQIRTDADAPTLGILICKSKSDIKVEYSLRNITKPIGVSEYQITEHLPDDLRSSLPTIEQIEAEFGETDGE; encoded by the coding sequence ATGAATGATCTAACTTCAAACGACGATTACCGCGATTGGATTGTTTCGATCAAGAGCCAGGTTCAGGCATCCCAGATCAAAGCCGCAGTCGCTGTGAACCATGCGATGATGGATCTGTACTGGTTCATTGGTGAGCAGATCGTCGCAAAGCAGCAGACTGCCAAATGGGGCGATGGAGTCCTGAAGCAGATGAGTAAAGATCTCACCGCCGAATTCCCTGCGTTGAAGGGGTTTTCGCGGCGAAACCTCTTCTACATGCGAAAGTGGGTTCGCTTCTGGCAGGGGGGAGGCGAGAAAGTGCAGCAGGTTGCTGCACCCGGCTCGGAAAAAGTGCAACAGCTTGCTGCACAATTGCCGCTTTCCGCGATACGGGCTGTTTCACAAATTCCGTGGGGCCACAATTTGGTCCTTCTGGACAAACTCGACGACCGCGCCGACGCGCTGTTCTACGTGAAAAAGACGATCGAGAACAACTGGTCCCGAGCAGTGTTGACGCACCAGATCGAATCTGGCTTGCACCTGCGTGAAGGAAAAGCGATCGACAACTTCGACGCGACCTTACCGCAGCCTGAAAGCGACTTCGCCCGCCAACTGCTACGTGATCCCTACAACTTCGACTTCCTCACACTGACCCAGCGGCACAACGAACGGGAACTCGAAGACGGTTTGATCGACCACTTAACCAAATTTCTGCTCGAACTCGGCGCTGGCTTTGCGTTTGTCGGGCGTCAATACAAAATCAACGTCGACGGCGATGACTACAGCATTGACCTGCTGTTCTATCACGTCCGATTGCACTGCTACATCGTCATCGAGTTGAAAGTCGATAAATTTAAGCCTGAGTTCGCGGGCAAACTCAATTTCTACATTTCTGCTGTCGACAGCCAGATCCGCACCGATGCGGACGCTCCAACGCTCGGCATTCTGATTTGCAAGAGCAAGAGCGACATCAAAGTCGAGTATTCGCTCCGCAACATCACCAAGCCGATTGGCGTCAGCGAGTATCAGATCACGGAACACCTACCCGATGACCTGCGTTCATCACTACCGACGATCGAGCAGATCGAAGCGGAGTTTGGGGAAACGGATGGTGAATGA